One segment of Novipirellula caenicola DNA contains the following:
- a CDS encoding reverse transcriptase domain-containing protein translates to MYDRLDRITTRAEGNAAATFSNLFSLLNTELLFYAFRRLKQDKAPGIDGVTVDDYEENLQGNLQALEDRIHRGSYRPQPNLRRDIPKGDGKTRPLGIACVEDKIVQRAIVMVLERICEVDFHDTSYGYRPKRSCHQALADLGQTITRRRVNWVLDADIKG, encoded by the coding sequence GTGTATGATCGACTGGATCGCATCACCACGAGAGCGGAAGGCAACGCAGCAGCGACGTTTAGTAACCTCTTTTCGTTGCTCAATACCGAACTGCTGTTCTACGCTTTCCGACGACTCAAGCAAGACAAAGCACCGGGGATCGACGGGGTCACGGTGGACGATTACGAAGAAAATTTGCAAGGCAACTTGCAAGCTCTCGAAGATCGAATCCATCGCGGTAGCTATCGTCCTCAGCCGAATTTGCGCCGAGACATTCCCAAAGGAGACGGTAAAACGCGACCTTTAGGAATCGCTTGCGTGGAAGATAAGATCGTCCAGCGGGCGATCGTCATGGTCTTGGAACGCATCTGCGAGGTGGATTTTCATGATACCTCGTACGGTTACCGTCCCAAGCGAAGCTGCCACCAAGCACTGGCCGATCTGGGCCAGACAATCACACGCCGGCGAGTCAACTGGGTGCTCGACGCGGACATTAAAGGG